The genomic region TGCTGCATCGCGCCCTTCAAAAAGTATGGCGATTTTTTTATTATGCTTTTTCACCCAATTTTGCAGTTTGCATAATTCAATATGAAGTTTTTGTAATTCTTGCTCATAGAAACTCTCTTTCATACGACCATTTTTAGCTTTATATACTTCTTTTAAATCAAGCTCGTTCTCTGGGCGGATAACCAACTGCTTTTCCTTAGACATGCTCACTCCTTGTAGTTCAAATAAATTGATATGGTATCATTTAACAAAAAGTTGCTACTTAAAATAGCTTTCAAAATTAGAAGTTTGTTGTGCGGAGGTAAAAAATGAAACAATTTAAGCGCGAGATAAATTTGCTTTTATTGGGTGTGGATTCTCAAAGTGCAAAAATTCTGCTTGAAAAGCAAGCACAGCATTTTGGCGTGATACTGGAGGAGAAAGATTCTCTACTTTGCGTTCGTGAAAATAAAAACACCGCACACAATGGCTTGTGCGCTGAATTGAAAGAATTTTGCGCGGAAGTCGTGGCGCTTTTTGGCTCAAAGGCACTTTTTGGAGAGAGTCTGCCACAAATCGCGCTTAACCTCTTAAAAGCTAAAAATCTCAAACTTACCACTGCTGAAAGCTGTACTGGTGGGCTTTTGGCGTATCAATTTACCAAACTTAGTGGCGCATCAGAAGTTTTTTGTGGAGGCGTGATAAGCTATGCAAACGCGATAAAACAAAAGTGGCTTAAGGTGGATTCTCAAAGTTTGGAGACTTTTGGCGCGGTGAGCGAATCTGTCGTGGGGCAAATGACTAAAGGCGCATTAGAGCTAAGTGGCGCGGATATTGCGCTTGCGACAAGTGGGATTGCAGGACCACTAGGAGGAAGTGCGCAAAAGCCTGTGGGACTTGTCTTTATAAGTGTGCAGGCAAAAAATAAAGGCGCAAAGGTTGAACGCTATTGCTTTAAAGGCACGCGCACAAGTATCCAAAAGCAGGCGTGTGAGAGCGCACTTCTTATGCTAATAAGAGAGATTTTAGAATCTATTCCCTAAATTGTATCGCCTCGCAGGAGTGAATCCCGCTTCGGCTCATATACATACTCGGTGTTTTTTGGTTGATGAGAATCTACATTCTATCAAGTTGTTTGGTGTTTTTAGATTCTCTCTACAAAAACGTTATAATTTCTTTTAAAAATTCTAGGAGAAGCGATGCGGTCCCGTCAAATAGCGTGGGTATTTTTGCTCTTAGCCATAGCTTTGGAAGTGAGTGGCGTAAGTATGCTAAAGGCTTTGCAAAATCCACTATATGGGAAAATCACAATGATTATATTTGTGAATTTCTCCTACTTTTTTATGGCATTAGCACTGCGTCAAATTGCACTTGGCGTGGCATACAGCGTGTGGGAAATACTAGGACTTGTAGGCGTGCTAGCAATTAGCTTTTTATTTTTCAATCCACATTTAAGCACACAGCAATATTTTGGTATTGTCGTTGGCTTTGTGGGCATTATTTGCATTATCGCTGGCGAAGAGCATTAAAGATTGGGGGATAAATGGGTTTTTTGATGATTATATTTTCTGGAATCTTAGATGTGCTAGCAAATCTTTGCTTGCAAAAATCTAATGGATTTAAGAATCTTATTTGGGGCATTAGCGCGCTTGTGCTTGTAGATGTGGCGTTTTTACTCTTAGCGTATGCAGTGAGTCTTGGCATTGCATTGCCTATTGCTTACACGTTATGGGGTGCTATTGGGATTCTAGGTTCAGTGCTTGGGGGCTATATATTTTTTAAGCAAAAGCTAAAGCCTATCGGCTATGTAGGCGTGGGGCTTGTAATAAGCGCAGTTTTATTGTTAAATCTCTAATTTCAGAATCTTGCTTACTGCTTTTTGCATCATCAAGGGCTACTTTGCTAATTACAGGGATAAAAAGCCCAAAAGTCTATCATTGTTTAATGCCCAACAAGGTTTCTATCATTCTATCAATGGTTGTTATCACTTTAG from Helicobacter himalayensis harbors:
- a CDS encoding CinA family protein; translation: MKQFKREINLLLLGVDSQSAKILLEKQAQHFGVILEEKDSLLCVRENKNTAHNGLCAELKEFCAEVVALFGSKALFGESLPQIALNLLKAKNLKLTTAESCTGGLLAYQFTKLSGASEVFCGGVISYANAIKQKWLKVDSQSLETFGAVSESVVGQMTKGALELSGADIALATSGIAGPLGGSAQKPVGLVFISVQAKNKGAKVERYCFKGTRTSIQKQACESALLMLIREILESIP
- a CDS encoding DMT family transporter — encoded protein: MRSRQIAWVFLLLAIALEVSGVSMLKALQNPLYGKITMIIFVNFSYFFMALALRQIALGVAYSVWEILGLVGVLAISFLFFNPHLSTQQYFGIVVGFVGIICIIAGEEH
- a CDS encoding DMT family transporter — protein: MGFLMIIFSGILDVLANLCLQKSNGFKNLIWGISALVLVDVAFLLLAYAVSLGIALPIAYTLWGAIGILGSVLGGYIFFKQKLKPIGYVGVGLVISAVLLLNL